One window of the Mycobacterium sp. SVM_VP21 genome contains the following:
- a CDS encoding PE family protein: MAESSGRQQRRSQGAKRSSTPRRGGTPRGTWAFAAPAAAAAALVAGSAAPHADADVWDWILDPLTAMTGGADAVPLAADVGIPADPFTDLDSMLSGAAASFTPLIDELTRNYLSSSLAAALDPILNAPTVFLFGRDLIGDGVASFAGTNDSVFGSSGLFGNLGDGGFLIGNGGAGAAGVNGGAGQDGGDGGWLFGNGGAGGAGGNSLGSAGGNGGNGGDAGMFGAGGSGGLGGNGLTVGGEGGNGGNAGFFGNGPGGAGGQGGTGVLNGGAGGNGGDAGMLGNGGQGGSGGTSTAPSGVDPAGRGGAGGAGGTGGWLLGTGGNGGYGGFSSGRLGGVGGNGGNAGAYGDGGVGGVGGTGFLGDGGTGGTGGQAGLIEGSAGAGGNGGQGGLGAGGDGGRGGQAVLNGDGGQGGVGGTGVGGDGGNGGAGGAAGVFGTGGAGGNGGTGTGTNGTTQGFDVVGGNGGAGGAGGSLFGTGGAGGTGGFSGPFTTDGAGGNGGSGGNAGLLGVGGAGGFGGAAGFGTGGSGGNGGSGGVLAGMGGAGGDGAFGAAGAGGAGGAGGIGSTGGFGDGGAGGSGGGSGTNDGGAGGVGGAGGQISGHGGDGGSGGPGGTTFINSGGAGSNGGAGGDGGKGGGLFGDGGSGGAGGAGARLPSATGDNGGDGGDGGAGGQFVGNGGAGGAGGPAGATGTTGAGGTGGKAGTVGIAGYPGTGGNSP, encoded by the coding sequence ATGGCTGAAAGTTCGGGTAGGCAGCAGCGGCGCTCGCAGGGCGCAAAGAGGTCTTCAACACCCCGCCGCGGCGGGACACCGCGAGGCACTTGGGCCTTCGCCGCACCGGCTGCCGCTGCCGCGGCGTTAGTCGCTGGCTCGGCGGCACCGCACGCGGACGCCGACGTGTGGGATTGGATCTTGGACCCGCTCACCGCCATGACGGGCGGAGCGGACGCAGTCCCGTTGGCGGCCGACGTCGGCATACCAGCCGATCCCTTCACCGACCTGGATTCGATGCTGTCGGGTGCGGCCGCCTCATTCACGCCCTTGATCGATGAGTTGACACGGAATTACCTGAGCAGTTCGCTGGCGGCTGCGCTGGATCCAATTCTCAACGCTCCCACGGTGTTCCTGTTCGGGCGGGATCTGATCGGCGACGGTGTCGCCAGTTTCGCCGGAACCAACGACTCCGTCTTCGGGAGTTCAGGACTGTTCGGCAACCTCGGCGACGGCGGGTTCTTGATCGGGAATGGCGGTGCCGGAGCGGCCGGGGTGAACGGCGGTGCCGGGCAGGATGGCGGCGACGGCGGATGGCTGTTCGGCAACGGGGGTGCTGGCGGCGCCGGGGGTAATTCACTGGGCAGCGCCGGCGGCAACGGCGGCAACGGCGGGGACGCCGGGATGTTCGGAGCCGGCGGTTCCGGCGGCTTGGGAGGTAATGGCCTTACCGTCGGCGGTGAGGGAGGCAACGGCGGTAACGCCGGCTTCTTCGGCAACGGGCCGGGCGGCGCCGGTGGCCAGGGCGGCACGGGTGTGCTCAACGGCGGCGCCGGCGGGAATGGCGGGGACGCCGGAATGCTCGGCAATGGCGGACAAGGCGGCAGCGGCGGCACGTCTACTGCTCCCTCCGGCGTCGATCCCGCCGGTCGCGGCGGCGCCGGCGGCGCCGGTGGTACCGGCGGGTGGCTGTTGGGCACCGGCGGCAACGGCGGCTATGGCGGATTCAGCTCGGGCCGACTCGGTGGCGTCGGCGGGAACGGCGGAAACGCCGGCGCATACGGTGACGGCGGGGTGGGTGGTGTCGGTGGTACCGGCTTCCTCGGAGACGGCGGCACCGGGGGCACCGGCGGCCAGGCCGGCCTGATCGAAGGTAGCGCTGGCGCAGGTGGAAACGGCGGCCAAGGCGGCCTCGGCGCCGGTGGCGACGGCGGGCGGGGCGGCCAAGCTGTCCTGAACGGTGACGGTGGCCAGGGCGGTGTCGGAGGTACCGGTGTCGGCGGCGACGGCGGCAACGGCGGCGCCGGCGGCGCAGCGGGCGTATTCGGTACCGGCGGCGCCGGCGGGAACGGCGGTACTGGAACCGGCACCAACGGCACCACCCAGGGCTTCGACGTGGTCGGCGGGAACGGCGGCGCCGGCGGGGCCGGCGGCAGCCTGTTCGGTACCGGCGGTGCCGGCGGAACCGGTGGCTTCAGCGGCCCGTTCACGACCGACGGCGCAGGTGGCAATGGTGGGTCCGGCGGTAACGCCGGGCTGCTTGGCGTCGGTGGTGCCGGTGGTTTCGGCGGCGCCGCAGGGTTCGGGACCGGCGGTAGCGGCGGCAACGGTGGTAGCGGTGGCGTGCTGGCGGGCATGGGCGGCGCCGGCGGCGACGGCGCGTTCGGCGCCGCGGGCGCCGGAGGGGCCGGCGGCGCCGGCGGGATCGGCAGCACCGGCGGGTTCGGCGACGGTGGGGCGGGCGGTTCCGGCGGCGGTAGCGGTACCAACGACGGTGGCGCGGGCGGCGTCGGCGGAGCGGGCGGTCAGATTTCAGGCCACGGCGGCGACGGTGGCTCGGGCGGTCCCGGCGGCACCACGTTCATCAATTCAGGCGGCGCTGGTAGCAACGGCGGGGCCGGCGGCGATGGCGGGAAGGGCGGCGGGCTCTTCGGGGATGGTGGTTCTGGCGGGGCCGGCGGAGCCGGGGCGCGGTTGCCAAGCGCTACCGGCGACAACGGCGGCGACGGCGGCGATGGCGGTGCGGGCGGCCAGTTCGTGGGCAACGGCGGTGCCGGCGGAGCCGGCGGACCCGCCGGGGCTACCGGTACCACCGGAGCCGGCGGCACCGGCGGGAAAGCCGGGACGGTCGGCATCGCCGGCTATCCCGGCACCGGCGGCAACTCGCCCTAG
- a CDS encoding ATP-dependent DNA helicase, protein MADPSVSELLAAAVAALGGSEREGQVRMAEAVARCFDTGEHLAVQAGTGTGKSLAYLVPAIARALTDENPVVVSTATIALQRQLVDRDLPRLAGALEKVLPRRPTFALLKGRRNYLCLNKIHTGIAEESDDEPQAELFDPFAASALGRDVQRLTAWAEDTDTGDRDDLKPGVPERSWSQVSVSARECVGAVRCQYGTDCFAERARGVAAEADVVVTNHALLAIDAISDTTVLPEHRLLVIDEAHELADRVTSVATAELSATMLSVAVRRVGRLVSPELVQRLDAASLTFGSAIHDGTPGRMDHLDDELATYLAALRDAAGAARAAIDTAPADPKVAAARKESAAALTEITDTAARILTSFEPAIPDRYDVVWLSHEDNRGSVRAVLRVAPLSVAGLLRERLFARATTVLTSATLTVGGSFDAMAGDWGLRRGEDPQAARWRGLDVGSPFAHAKSGILYVAAHLPPPGRDGTGTAEQLDEITALITAAGGRTLGLFSSMRAARAAAEAMRERLDTPVLCQGDDTTGALVEQFADDAETSLFGTLSLWQGVDVPGPSLSLVLIDRIPFPRPDDPLLTARQRAITARGGNGFMAVAANHAALLLAQGAGRLLRGNDDRGVVAVLDSRMATARYAGYLRASLPPFWGTTDTAKVQLALQRLRGA, encoded by the coding sequence ATGGCTGACCCGTCCGTATCCGAGCTACTCGCCGCCGCGGTAGCCGCACTGGGCGGCAGCGAACGCGAGGGCCAGGTCCGTATGGCCGAGGCGGTGGCGCGCTGCTTCGACACCGGCGAGCATCTGGCGGTGCAGGCCGGCACCGGTACCGGCAAGTCGCTGGCCTACCTGGTTCCGGCGATCGCGCGCGCGTTGACCGACGAGAACCCCGTCGTGGTGTCGACTGCGACCATCGCATTGCAACGCCAGCTCGTCGACCGTGACCTGCCACGTCTGGCCGGCGCCCTGGAAAAAGTGCTGCCCCGGCGACCCACTTTCGCGCTGCTCAAGGGCCGGCGGAATTACCTGTGCCTGAACAAGATCCACACCGGTATAGCCGAGGAGTCCGACGACGAGCCGCAGGCCGAGCTGTTCGATCCGTTCGCGGCAAGTGCCCTGGGCCGCGACGTGCAGCGGCTGACCGCGTGGGCTGAAGACACCGACACCGGCGATCGCGACGACCTCAAACCCGGTGTACCGGAACGGTCCTGGTCCCAAGTCAGCGTCTCGGCACGAGAATGCGTGGGCGCCGTGCGCTGCCAGTACGGCACCGACTGCTTCGCCGAGCGGGCCCGCGGCGTCGCTGCCGAGGCCGACGTCGTCGTCACCAACCACGCGTTGTTGGCCATCGACGCCATCTCCGACACCACCGTGCTGCCCGAGCATCGCCTGCTGGTGATCGACGAGGCGCACGAACTCGCCGACCGGGTGACCTCGGTGGCCACCGCCGAGCTGAGCGCGACCATGCTCAGCGTCGCGGTGCGCCGCGTGGGCCGGCTGGTCTCCCCGGAGCTGGTCCAGCGCCTCGATGCCGCATCGCTGACGTTCGGCTCGGCGATCCACGACGGCACCCCCGGCCGGATGGACCACCTCGACGACGAGCTGGCCACCTATCTGGCCGCCCTGCGTGATGCCGCCGGGGCGGCCCGCGCCGCGATCGACACCGCGCCCGCCGACCCCAAGGTTGCCGCCGCGCGCAAGGAGTCCGCCGCCGCACTGACCGAGATCACCGACACCGCGGCCCGGATCCTGACCTCGTTCGAGCCGGCCATCCCCGACCGCTACGACGTGGTCTGGCTCAGCCACGAAGACAACCGGGGTTCGGTGCGGGCCGTGTTGCGGGTGGCACCGCTGTCGGTGGCGGGCCTGCTGCGCGAGCGGCTGTTCGCCCGGGCGACGACGGTGCTGACCTCGGCGACGCTGACGGTCGGCGGGTCCTTCGATGCCATGGCCGGCGACTGGGGTCTGCGGCGCGGCGAAGATCCCCAGGCCGCGCGCTGGCGGGGCCTTGATGTCGGCTCGCCGTTTGCGCACGCCAAGTCGGGCATCCTCTACGTCGCGGCGCACCTGCCGCCACCCGGGCGCGACGGCACCGGCACGGCCGAACAGCTCGACGAGATCACCGCGTTGATCACCGCGGCCGGCGGCCGAACCCTGGGTTTGTTCTCGTCGATGCGGGCGGCACGAGCCGCGGCCGAAGCGATGCGCGAGCGCCTCGACACCCCGGTGCTGTGCCAGGGCGACGACACCACCGGTGCGCTGGTCGAGCAGTTCGCCGACGACGCGGAGACCTCGCTGTTCGGCACGCTGTCGCTGTGGCAGGGCGTCGACGTACCGGGACCGTCGCTGTCGCTGGTGCTCATCGACCGCATCCCGTTCCCGCGGCCCGATGATCCGCTGCTGACCGCCCGGCAGCGCGCCATCACCGCGCGCGGCGGCAACGGCTTCATGGCGGTGGCCGCCAACCACGCGGCCCTGCTGCTGGCCCAGGGCGCCGGCCGGCTGCTGCGCGGAAACGACGACCGAGGTGTGGTGGCGGTGCTCGATTCCCGGATGGCCACCGCCCGTTACGCCGGATATCTGCGGGCCTCGCTGCCGCCGTTCTGGGGCACCACCGACACCGCGAAGGTGCAGCTGGCGCTGCAGCGGCTGCGCGGCGCCTGA
- a CDS encoding PucR family transcriptional regulator gives MNWVRPSERVRELIRQGAQMAVSGSQELLAKLDEATLSSPYMRKIAEDPVLAEAIRRCNRSNQLHWVAANISHPGEPVPANVGAESLVVVRYLIRRGMDESAVVDLYRIGQNVAWRGWMRTVSGLTATIGEQQELLDVSARSISSFIDKTIAGIYQQMQTERDDLTRGTHADRREVVALILDGAPIAQQHAEDRLGYQLGQRHTAAVVWGDESNTDLSDLDHATEALLRTSSGRRPLSVLASAATRWVWLPGETGPDLPGIAAEVALLPAVRIAVGSTAAGVDGFRRSHLDAINTQRMMARLSSVQRVVSYADVELIALITADPERADRFIKHTLGDFADADAELQQAVLTFVHEQCNASRAAVRLFTHRNTLLRRIARANELLPQPLECASVHVAMALETLRWRGAVS, from the coding sequence ATGAACTGGGTCCGACCGTCGGAGCGAGTACGCGAGCTGATCCGACAGGGAGCCCAGATGGCTGTCAGCGGTTCTCAGGAGCTGCTTGCCAAGCTCGATGAAGCCACACTTTCCTCGCCCTACATGAGGAAGATCGCAGAAGACCCGGTCCTTGCCGAGGCGATCCGCCGCTGCAATCGGTCTAACCAACTGCATTGGGTCGCTGCCAATATCAGCCATCCCGGTGAGCCGGTACCTGCCAACGTCGGGGCGGAGTCACTGGTCGTCGTTCGATATCTGATTCGGCGCGGTATGGATGAGTCCGCCGTGGTGGATCTGTATCGGATCGGGCAGAACGTGGCATGGCGAGGCTGGATGCGGACCGTGTCCGGCCTGACGGCAACCATTGGTGAACAACAAGAACTGTTGGACGTGTCGGCACGTTCGATCTCGTCGTTTATTGACAAGACGATCGCCGGGATCTATCAGCAAATGCAGACAGAACGCGACGATCTCACCCGTGGAACACATGCCGACCGCCGGGAGGTGGTGGCATTGATACTCGATGGGGCGCCGATCGCCCAGCAGCATGCCGAAGACCGACTTGGCTATCAACTCGGTCAGCGCCACACCGCAGCGGTGGTTTGGGGCGACGAATCGAATACTGATCTATCTGACCTGGACCATGCCACTGAAGCGTTGTTGCGTACCTCCAGTGGCCGCCGTCCGCTGTCGGTACTGGCCAGTGCCGCCACTCGGTGGGTGTGGTTGCCGGGTGAGACTGGCCCTGACTTGCCGGGTATCGCCGCCGAGGTGGCCCTGTTGCCTGCCGTGCGGATCGCGGTTGGGTCCACGGCGGCCGGTGTCGACGGGTTTCGACGCAGCCATCTCGATGCCATCAACACCCAGCGGATGATGGCGCGGCTCAGTTCGGTGCAACGGGTTGTCAGCTACGCCGATGTTGAACTGATCGCTCTGATCACGGCCGACCCCGAACGGGCGGACCGGTTCATCAAACACACACTGGGCGATTTCGCGGACGCCGATGCCGAACTACAGCAGGCTGTGCTGACCTTCGTCCATGAGCAGTGCAATGCTTCGCGGGCAGCAGTGCGGCTGTTCACGCATCGGAATACGTTGCTGCGCAGGATCGCTCGCGCTAACGAGCTGCTCCCGCAGCCCTTAGAATGTGCCAGCGTGCACGTCGCCATGGCGTTGGAAACCCTCCGTTGGCGCGGTGCTGTCAGCTAG
- a CDS encoding P1 family peptidase, producing MGSISDVAGIRVGHHQRIDPDATLGSGWATGVTVVLAPPGTVGAVDGRGGAPGTRETDLLDPANSVRWVDAVVLSGGSAYGLAAADGVMTWLEEQGRGVALEGGVVPIVPAAVIFDLPVGGWDRRPTAEFGYAAAVAAAGPDGQQPASGSVGAGAGARAGVFKGGVGSASMTLEFGDDVVTVGAIVVVNPTGELIDPTTGLPWSTLLIEEFGLTAPPSEQLAILAGLEPKSVSLNTTLAVVATDAALSPAGCRRVAIAAQDGLARTIRPSHTPVDGDTVFALSTGTVDVAPLPGVPAAMSPETGLIAEVGAAAADCLARAVLSGLLCADPVAGIPTYRGTVPGAFAARPCDRSGRL from the coding sequence ATGGGTTCGATCAGCGATGTCGCCGGCATCCGGGTGGGCCACCACCAGCGGATTGATCCAGACGCGACACTCGGGTCCGGTTGGGCCACCGGCGTCACCGTCGTGTTGGCGCCACCGGGGACGGTCGGCGCTGTCGACGGTCGCGGTGGAGCGCCGGGCACCCGGGAGACCGACCTGTTGGACCCGGCCAACAGTGTGCGCTGGGTGGACGCGGTGGTGCTTTCCGGCGGCAGCGCTTACGGACTGGCGGCCGCCGACGGCGTGATGACCTGGTTGGAGGAGCAGGGCCGCGGTGTGGCGCTGGAGGGCGGCGTGGTGCCGATCGTGCCGGCCGCGGTCATCTTCGACCTCCCGGTCGGCGGCTGGGATCGCCGGCCCACCGCGGAATTCGGCTACGCCGCTGCGGTCGCGGCCGCCGGCCCTGACGGCCAACAACCGGCATCGGGCAGCGTCGGCGCCGGAGCCGGGGCGCGCGCCGGTGTCTTCAAGGGGGGCGTGGGCAGCGCGTCGATGACACTGGAGTTCGGGGACGACGTGGTCACCGTGGGTGCGATCGTGGTGGTGAATCCCACCGGTGAACTCATCGATCCCACCACCGGTCTGCCCTGGTCAACCCTGCTCATCGAAGAATTCGGGCTGACGGCGCCGCCGTCGGAACAGTTGGCGATCCTCGCCGGCCTGGAACCCAAATCCGTGTCGCTCAACACCACCCTCGCCGTGGTGGCCACCGACGCCGCGCTCAGCCCGGCCGGCTGCCGCCGGGTGGCGATCGCCGCGCAGGACGGGCTGGCCCGCACCATCCGGCCCTCGCACACGCCGGTGGACGGCGACACGGTGTTCGCGTTGTCGACCGGGACCGTCGACGTTGCGCCGCTGCCGGGAGTACCTGCTGCGATGTCCCCGGAGACGGGCCTGATTGCGGAGGTCGGCGCCGCCGCGGCGGACTGTCTGGCCCGGGCGGTGCTGTCGGGGTTGCTGTGTGCGGATCCGGTGGCCGGAATCCCGACCTACCGGGGCACCGTCCCGGGCGCATTCGCCGCCCGGCCCTGCGACCGTTCGGGAAGGCTGTGA
- a CDS encoding nicotinate phosphoribosyltransferase produces the protein MLAAALRDGTAHRPTTFELFARRLPAGRRYGVVAGTDRFLAALPDFGFDDVALGLVSEFLDPETLAFLADFCFRGDIEGYPEGELYFPGSPVLSVRGSFAECVVLETLALSIFNHDTAIASAAARMVSAAGGRPLIEMGSRRTHEQAAVAAARAAYLAGFAGTSNLEAYRRFGVPALGTSAHAFTLLHTGADGELAAFRAQVDALGVGTTLLVDTYDVATGVANAVAAAGPGLGAVRIDSGELAVLAHQVRDQLDGLGATGTQIVVSGDLDEFALAALRAAPVDSYGVGTSLVTGSGAPTAGFVYKLVDVDGVAVHKRSAAKASAGGPKQALRISRPTGTVTEEVVHPAGHPPAVDGPARALSVALVRGGDVVVATGAEALAAVRDRVASGLHSLPWEGLNLAHGEPAIPTRVVAGL, from the coding sequence ATGCTGGCCGCGGCCCTGCGCGACGGCACGGCGCACCGCCCCACGACCTTCGAACTGTTCGCCCGCCGGCTTCCCGCGGGCCGACGCTACGGAGTGGTCGCCGGCACCGACCGGTTCCTGGCCGCGTTACCCGACTTCGGCTTCGACGACGTCGCGCTTGGTCTGGTGTCGGAGTTCCTGGACCCCGAGACGCTGGCTTTCCTGGCGGACTTCTGTTTCCGCGGCGACATCGAGGGCTACCCGGAAGGGGAGCTGTACTTCCCCGGCTCCCCGGTGCTCAGTGTGCGCGGCAGCTTCGCCGAGTGCGTCGTGCTGGAGACCCTGGCGCTGTCGATCTTCAACCACGACACCGCGATCGCCTCGGCGGCGGCTCGGATGGTCAGCGCCGCCGGCGGCCGGCCACTGATCGAGATGGGGTCGCGCCGCACCCACGAGCAGGCCGCCGTCGCCGCGGCGCGGGCCGCCTACCTGGCGGGCTTCGCCGGGACCTCGAACCTGGAGGCGTACCGGCGTTTCGGCGTGCCGGCGCTGGGCACCAGCGCGCACGCCTTCACCCTGTTGCACACCGGCGCCGACGGCGAACTGGCGGCGTTTCGCGCCCAGGTGGACGCGCTGGGTGTCGGCACCACCCTGCTGGTGGACACCTATGACGTGGCCACCGGAGTGGCCAATGCCGTGGCGGCGGCAGGGCCGGGACTGGGCGCGGTGCGCATCGACTCCGGCGAGCTGGCCGTGCTGGCCCATCAGGTCCGCGATCAGCTGGACGGGCTCGGCGCCACCGGGACCCAGATCGTGGTCTCCGGTGATCTCGACGAGTTTGCCTTGGCGGCGCTGCGGGCCGCACCGGTGGACAGTTACGGCGTCGGCACCTCGCTGGTGACCGGCTCCGGCGCTCCGACCGCCGGCTTCGTCTACAAGCTGGTCGACGTCGATGGTGTGGCGGTGCACAAACGCAGTGCGGCCAAGGCCTCCGCGGGCGGACCCAAACAGGCGCTGCGGATCTCGCGTCCCACCGGCACCGTCACCGAGGAGGTGGTACACCCCGCCGGGCACCCACCCGCGGTGGACGGTCCGGCGCGGGCGTTGTCGGTGGCGCTGGTGCGCGGCGGTGACGTGGTGGTGGCCACTGGCGCCGAGGCGCTGGCCGCGGTGCGTGACCGGGTCGCATCCGGGTTGCACAGCCTGCCCTGGGAGGGATTGAACCTGGCGCACGGCGAACCGGCGATCCCGACCCGGGTGGTTGCGGGACTCTAG
- a CDS encoding neutral zinc metallopeptidase, with protein sequence MNHRVLATACTLVLLLSGCARMLDGNPVSVFADPFRVGGLQAVDGPTGLRPDAPPPTREVDGTDGGRIDQLAAQSVSDLEAFWTTTYPNTFDGEFKPAKSLLSWDPAQLRGKFCDNRTFLLVNAAYCYLDNTIGWDRRLLLPALRSAYGDMAITMVLAHEYGHAIARTAGITKRRQTPTLVAEQQADCLAGVYLRWVAQGDSPRFTLSTGDGLNGVLAAMLALRDPLLGPDESIGSNEHGSAFERISAFQFGFTDGAGSCQAIDAKEIERRRGELPVQLQQDETGEVPVSEESVRLVLDAMNIAFTPAQPPKLTFDAAAASSCSDARPSPPASYCPATNTIAVDLPALQTMGTPSKDQKLATLSGDNTAYSALISRYLQRVQIEHGGLVLDNAAAALRTACLTGVATTRLSEGVTTSNGGRIALTAGDLDEAVAGLLTNGLAAGDINGESVPAGFSRIDAYRTGVLGDFDRCLARFP encoded by the coding sequence CTGAACCACCGTGTTCTCGCCACCGCCTGCACGCTGGTGTTATTGCTGAGCGGGTGTGCCCGCATGCTCGACGGGAATCCCGTGTCGGTCTTCGCCGACCCGTTCCGGGTGGGCGGCCTGCAGGCCGTCGACGGACCCACCGGGCTGCGCCCTGACGCCCCGCCACCGACCCGGGAGGTCGACGGCACCGACGGCGGGCGGATCGATCAGCTCGCCGCCCAGTCGGTCAGCGACCTCGAGGCGTTTTGGACCACGACCTATCCCAACACCTTCGACGGCGAGTTCAAGCCGGCGAAGTCACTGCTGTCCTGGGATCCGGCGCAACTACGCGGAAAGTTCTGCGACAACAGGACTTTCCTGTTGGTCAACGCCGCCTACTGCTATCTGGACAACACCATCGGCTGGGATCGCCGGCTGCTGCTGCCCGCGCTGCGCAGCGCCTATGGCGACATGGCCATCACCATGGTGCTCGCCCACGAATACGGCCATGCGATTGCCCGCACCGCCGGCATCACCAAGCGGCGCCAGACCCCGACCCTGGTGGCCGAGCAGCAGGCCGACTGTCTGGCGGGCGTCTACCTGCGCTGGGTGGCCCAGGGCGATTCCCCCCGCTTCACGTTGAGCACCGGCGACGGGCTTAACGGCGTGTTGGCCGCGATGCTGGCGCTGCGTGATCCGTTGCTCGGTCCTGACGAGTCGATCGGCAGCAACGAGCACGGCTCGGCCTTCGAGCGGATCTCGGCGTTCCAGTTCGGGTTCACCGACGGCGCCGGCTCGTGTCAAGCCATCGACGCCAAGGAGATCGAGCGGCGGCGCGGCGAACTGCCGGTGCAGCTGCAACAGGACGAGACCGGCGAGGTGCCGGTCAGCGAGGAATCGGTGCGACTGGTCCTCGATGCGATGAACATCGCGTTCACGCCGGCCCAGCCACCGAAACTCACGTTCGACGCCGCGGCCGCTTCGTCGTGCTCGGACGCCCGGCCCAGCCCGCCGGCCTCGTATTGTCCGGCGACCAACACCATTGCGGTCGACCTGCCGGCCCTGCAGACCATGGGCACCCCCAGCAAGGACCAGAAGTTGGCGACGCTGTCCGGCGACAACACCGCCTACTCGGCGCTGATCTCGCGGTACCTGCAGCGCGTGCAGATCGAACACGGCGGGCTGGTGCTCGACAACGCCGCGGCCGCGCTGCGCACCGCATGCCTGACCGGGGTGGCCACCACCCGGCTGTCCGAGGGCGTCACCACCTCCAACGGCGGCAGAATCGCGTTGACCGCGGGCGATCTGGACGAGGCGGTCGCCGGGCTGCTGACCAACGGTCTGGCCGCCGGCGACATCAACGGCGAATCGGTGCCGGCCGGGTTCTCACGCATCGATGCCTACCGCACCGGGGTGCTCGGCGATTTCGATCGCTGCCTGGCGCGTTTCCCCTGA
- the clpS gene encoding ATP-dependent Clp protease adapter ClpS, whose product MATSAPTSAPVKPQGTGQRHADPVEETASPWVTIVWDDPVNLMTYVTYIFQKLFGYSEQHATKLMLQVHHEGKAVVSAGSRESMEVDVSKLHAAGLWATMQQDR is encoded by the coding sequence ATGGCCACGTCAGCACCGACGTCCGCCCCGGTGAAACCGCAGGGCACCGGACAGCGGCACGCCGACCCGGTCGAGGAGACGGCTTCCCCCTGGGTGACCATCGTCTGGGACGACCCGGTCAACCTGATGACCTATGTGACCTACATCTTTCAGAAGCTGTTCGGCTACAGCGAGCAGCACGCCACCAAGCTGATGCTGCAGGTGCACCACGAGGGCAAGGCCGTGGTGTCGGCGGGAAGCCGTGAGTCGATGGAGGTCGACGTGTCCAAGCTGCATGCCGCCGGTTTGTGGGCGACCATGCAGCAGGACCGTTAA
- a CDS encoding nuclear transport factor 2 family protein gives MELDATAFSRQWVQSWNSLDVDSVLAHFHDHVVFTSPVAAELYPETAGIIRGKSDLRHYWNGALQRIPDLHFVIEAVYRGIDTVVINYRNQKGGLVNEVLRFNDEGLVIEGHGTYLVTGDSAATPIQTGATG, from the coding sequence GTGGAACTCGATGCGACGGCGTTCAGCCGCCAGTGGGTGCAGTCGTGGAACAGCCTTGACGTGGACTCTGTTCTGGCCCATTTCCACGACCACGTAGTGTTCACCTCCCCCGTTGCCGCCGAGTTGTACCCCGAGACAGCGGGGATCATCCGCGGCAAATCAGACCTGCGCCACTATTGGAACGGTGCCCTGCAACGCATTCCGGACCTGCATTTCGTCATCGAAGCCGTCTACCGGGGCATCGACACCGTCGTCATCAACTACCGCAATCAGAAGGGCGGCCTGGTCAACGAGGTCCTGCGCTTCAACGATGAAGGCCTGGTCATCGAAGGACACGGAACGTATCTGGTTACGGGCGATTCGGCAGCCACGCCGATACAAACCGGCGCCACCGGCTGA
- a CDS encoding DUF2017 domain-containing protein: MQKWKRVETDDGPRFRSALALHEAALLRNLVGSIVGMLDARESASPPDELEQITGIRTGNTRTPDDATTRRLLPDFYRPEGDADGAAVDADGLNAALRSLHEPGIIDAKRGAAQQVLATVPEQGGRFELTEEQANAWIAAVNDIRLALGAVLKIGPEGPGQLPEGDPMAGQLNVYQWLTVLQEFLVVALMGRPRR, translated from the coding sequence GTGCAGAAATGGAAGCGGGTTGAGACCGACGACGGACCCCGCTTCCGGTCTGCGCTGGCCCTTCACGAGGCCGCGCTACTCCGGAATCTGGTCGGCTCGATTGTCGGGATGCTCGACGCACGGGAGTCCGCTTCTCCGCCAGACGAACTTGAACAGATCACCGGGATACGAACCGGCAACACCCGAACACCCGACGACGCCACGACACGCCGGCTGCTGCCGGATTTCTATCGCCCAGAAGGTGATGCGGACGGCGCCGCGGTCGACGCGGACGGCCTGAACGCGGCGCTGCGCAGTCTGCACGAACCGGGGATCATCGACGCCAAACGTGGCGCGGCACAACAAGTGCTGGCCACCGTTCCCGAACAGGGCGGCCGTTTCGAGTTGACCGAGGAGCAGGCCAACGCCTGGATCGCCGCGGTCAACGACATCCGCCTCGCGCTGGGCGCCGTGCTCAAGATCGGCCCCGAGGGCCCCGGCCAGTTGCCGGAGGGTGATCCAATGGCTGGTCAGCTCAACGTGTACCAGTGGCTCACCGTGCTGCAGGAATTCCTGGTGGTCGCGCTGATGGGAAGGCCCCGACGATGA
- a CDS encoding YdeI/OmpD-associated family protein codes for MTERLPGGAVHELPDDLRDGLTVSAAALAAWCDITPLARNEFICWVEDAKQQATRERRIRRTREELEEGMRRPCCWPGCKHREHNGR; via the coding sequence ATGACCGAGCGATTGCCCGGCGGGGCGGTACACGAACTTCCCGATGACCTGCGTGACGGACTGACCGTCAGCGCCGCCGCGCTGGCCGCGTGGTGCGACATTACGCCGTTGGCGCGCAACGAGTTCATCTGTTGGGTCGAGGACGCCAAGCAACAGGCCACCCGCGAGCGACGGATCCGCCGCACGCGCGAGGAACTTGAAGAGGGCATGCGCCGCCCGTGCTGCTGGCCCGGCTGCAAGCACCGCGAGCACAACGGGCGATAG